A genomic segment from Luteolibacter ambystomatis encodes:
- a CDS encoding TVP38/TMEM64 family protein gives MNRIVIVFLVFAALVIGVWLLWGGRFEETFGFDATVAWLRARPGWGGLAGAGLLVSDLLLPVPGTVVMSALGYVYGVVAGGLFAVAGSVGAGIAGYGVGRLMPEKVARRWIGEGDFERSRRLFSGGGGWMIALSRALPVLPEALSCTAGVVRMPFGRFVVAVACGSVPTGLIFAGIGAAGQQAPGWAMVLSLVIPVLLWLGARPLLKQAR, from the coding sequence ATGAACCGGATCGTGATCGTATTCCTGGTCTTCGCCGCGCTGGTGATCGGGGTGTGGTTGTTGTGGGGCGGCAGGTTTGAGGAAACATTCGGTTTTGACGCCACGGTGGCATGGTTGCGGGCGCGGCCCGGTTGGGGCGGTCTGGCAGGCGCGGGCTTGCTGGTGTCCGATCTGCTGCTGCCGGTTCCCGGGACCGTGGTGATGTCCGCGCTCGGGTATGTGTATGGCGTGGTGGCGGGTGGTTTGTTCGCGGTGGCGGGATCGGTGGGTGCGGGCATCGCGGGCTATGGCGTCGGGCGCTTGATGCCGGAGAAAGTCGCGCGGCGGTGGATTGGTGAGGGGGATTTCGAGAGAAGCCGGAGGCTCTTCAGCGGCGGAGGCGGGTGGATGATCGCGCTTTCGCGGGCGCTGCCGGTGCTGCCGGAGGCGCTGTCATGTACGGCGGGCGTCGTACGAATGCCGTTCGGGCGGTTCGTGGTCGCGGTGGCCTGTGGCAGCGTGCCGACGGGATTGATCTTCGCCGGAATCGGAGCGGCGGGCCAACAAGCTCCCGGCTGGGCGATGGTTCTCAGTCTGGTGATTCCAGTGCTGTTGTGGCTGGGCGCGAGGCCGTTGTTGAAACAAGCGCGATAA
- the fdhD gene encoding formate dehydrogenase accessory sulfurtransferase FdhD, with the protein MDKEVIVRHPDGGEAPDRVAVEEPLQITVDGHPVAVLMRTPGDDADLVRGFLRTEGVLRHGEEMRALDLEARPNHAHVFLRDDTEWDVTKLSRNLFSASSCGICGKATIEAVMGESPPLPEGPIIPRASLLAAPERMLERQSVFARTGGLHACAWFTAEGELGLIREDVGRHNAMDKVIGAGIAAGLPLAEGFLMVSGRLSFELVQKALAARVGVVAAVSAPSSLAVEFAERANQTLVGFLRPPRFNLYTHPLRIG; encoded by the coding sequence ATGGACAAGGAAGTGATCGTGCGGCACCCGGATGGCGGGGAGGCACCCGACCGCGTGGCGGTGGAGGAGCCGCTGCAGATCACCGTCGATGGCCATCCGGTGGCCGTGCTGATGCGCACTCCCGGCGACGATGCGGATCTGGTCCGCGGCTTTCTCCGGACTGAGGGCGTCCTCCGCCACGGCGAGGAAATGCGGGCGCTCGATCTGGAGGCCCGTCCGAACCACGCCCACGTCTTTCTTCGCGATGACACCGAGTGGGACGTCACCAAGCTCTCGCGGAACCTCTTCAGCGCCTCCTCCTGCGGGATCTGCGGAAAGGCCACCATCGAGGCGGTGATGGGCGAAAGCCCGCCGTTGCCCGAGGGACCAATCATTCCCCGCGCATCGCTGTTGGCGGCTCCGGAGCGGATGCTGGAGCGGCAATCGGTTTTCGCCCGCACCGGCGGTCTGCACGCCTGCGCGTGGTTCACGGCGGAGGGGGAGCTCGGGCTGATCCGGGAGGACGTGGGCCGCCACAATGCCATGGACAAGGTGATCGGCGCGGGGATCGCGGCCGGATTACCGCTGGCGGAGGGCTTTCTGATGGTTTCCGGGCGGTTGTCCTTCGAGCTGGTCCAAAAGGCGCTCGCGGCCCGGGTGGGGGTGGTGGCCGCCGTTTCCGCCCCGTCCTCGCTGGCGGTGGAGTTTGCGGAGCGGGCGAACCAGACGCTGGTCGGATTCCTGCGCCCGCCGCGCTTCAATCTCTACACCCACCCGCTCCGGATCGGGTGA
- the miaB gene encoding tRNA (N6-isopentenyl adenosine(37)-C2)-methylthiotransferase MiaB — protein sequence MPKVHIRTYGCQMNERDSEQVARMFSEGGYTVTADEADADAILINTCSVRDQAEQKALGKMGLMGAHRRKKPHVVYGFMGCMAQSRGEELFERVPHLDVVVGTQKYHKVFEYVDAILQRRLETRMDDPAWSLIGTNVCDTAEEEGSQNAIRDHVPKELQATAFVSIMQGCNMRCSFCIVPDTRGKERGRPIQDIVEEVKRLADRGMREITLLGQIVNLYGRTEFPKVGGKSPFVQLLEAVHEVPGIERIRFTSPHPIGYRDDLVAAFTYLPKLCSHIHFPMQSGSDRILKLMRRPYKNEKFVEICEKMKAARPGIAITTDIIVGFPGETEEDFQATVDTVKRLEFDNAFVFRYSKRKDTPAAIMDGQLEEKVKEERNQRLLDVVNEFARAKNDALVGTVQQVLCEGISKHNKERLHGRTSHNKILIFEGDPHKLTGQLLDIQVEESTGFTLYGTVI from the coding sequence ATGCCAAAGGTCCACATCCGCACGTACGGTTGCCAGATGAACGAGCGCGACTCGGAACAAGTCGCGCGCATGTTCAGCGAAGGCGGCTACACCGTCACCGCCGACGAAGCGGATGCCGATGCCATCCTCATCAACACCTGCTCGGTCCGCGACCAGGCGGAGCAGAAGGCGCTCGGCAAGATGGGCCTGATGGGCGCGCACCGTCGCAAGAAGCCGCACGTCGTCTATGGCTTCATGGGTTGCATGGCGCAGTCCCGCGGCGAGGAACTGTTCGAGCGCGTGCCGCACCTCGATGTCGTCGTCGGCACCCAGAAGTATCACAAGGTCTTCGAATACGTGGACGCCATCCTCCAGCGCCGTCTGGAGACCCGCATGGACGATCCCGCGTGGTCGCTCATTGGCACCAATGTCTGCGATACCGCCGAGGAGGAAGGCTCCCAGAACGCCATCCGCGATCACGTCCCGAAGGAGCTCCAGGCCACCGCCTTCGTCTCCATCATGCAGGGCTGCAACATGCGCTGCTCCTTCTGCATCGTTCCGGACACCCGCGGCAAGGAACGCGGCCGCCCGATCCAGGACATCGTGGAGGAAGTGAAACGCCTCGCCGACCGCGGCATGCGCGAGATCACCCTGCTCGGCCAGATCGTGAACCTCTACGGCCGCACCGAGTTCCCGAAGGTCGGTGGCAAGAGCCCGTTCGTACAGCTTCTGGAAGCCGTGCACGAGGTGCCGGGCATCGAGCGCATCCGCTTCACCTCGCCGCACCCCATCGGCTACCGCGACGATCTCGTCGCCGCCTTCACCTACCTGCCGAAGCTCTGTTCGCACATCCACTTCCCGATGCAGAGCGGCTCCGACCGCATCCTGAAACTGATGCGCCGGCCGTACAAGAACGAGAAGTTCGTCGAGATCTGCGAGAAGATGAAGGCCGCCCGCCCCGGCATCGCCATCACCACCGACATCATCGTCGGCTTCCCCGGCGAGACCGAGGAAGACTTCCAGGCCACGGTCGATACCGTGAAGCGCCTCGAATTCGACAATGCCTTCGTCTTCCGCTACTCGAAGCGCAAGGACACACCCGCCGCCATCATGGACGGCCAGCTCGAGGAAAAGGTGAAGGAAGAGCGCAACCAGCGCCTACTGGATGTCGTCAACGAGTTCGCCCGAGCCAAGAACGATGCCCTCGTCGGCACCGTCCAGCAGGTCCTCTGCGAGGGCATCTCCAAGCACAACAAGGAGCGCCTCCACGGTCGCACCAGCCACAACAAGATCCTCATCTTCGAAGGCGACCCCCACAAGCTCACCGGCCAGCTCCTCGACATCCAAGTCGAGGAAAGCACGGGCTTCACGCTGTATGGTACGGTGATTTAA
- a CDS encoding type I restriction endonuclease subunit R codes for MITEGQLEQLAIQWFKDTGWTCVHGAVIAPEGVAAEREDFRAVVLKGCLAEAVRRLNPKLPESAVEEVVHVVTKPEHPSLVQNNRTFHRYLMDGVLVEFTNAQGEKEADHAQLVDFTRAKANDFLVVNQFTITGTKKPRRPDLVCFVNGLPLGLIELKNPADQQADVWKAFDQLQTYQAEISDLLVFNEALVVSDGMNARLGSLTASKEWFMPWRTILNQNDRPQVEFELEKMVRGFFQPDLFLDYIRYFILFEQDGGGLIKKIAGYHQFHGVREAVRVTLIAAAGEDGTKLKEDRMPYGKEVVPGSKKAGVFWHTQGSGKSISMCCYAGKLLQQPEMNNPTLVVVTDRNDLDGQLYQQFCSAKDLLKQTPEQAESREQLREMLASRKSGGIIFTTIQKFSLEGAEEDHPVLCERTNVVVISDEAHRSQYGTKGRLDTRTGKYVYGYAKHMRDALPGASFIGFTGTPIEKADANTQETFGGYVSIYDIEDAKEDKATVPIYYESRLAKLDINREEIDRLNQDVEEVIEDEEDVSARESTKGKWAELAKLVGAKERVEEIAADLVEHYETRTSVLEGKAMVVAMSRDICVSLFDEIIRLRPEWAGTKLTKDGKDIGWNPEDGAIRIVMTGTASDRPGLQDHVYSKGQKKRLAKRFKDAKDPLKLVIVRDMWLTGFDAPCCHTMYVDKPMAGHNLMQAIARVNRVFAGKEGGLVVDYIGIAAELKNALKTYTDAKGKGTPTLRAEKALEVLLEKLDVLRGLFHGFDYSKFEGTPAEVLALLPAAANHILGLGDKNEINGKKRFLDAMAAANVAYSLCSTLDGAKDLKKELAFLSAISAVLRKFDGVNKKRGADQKHSALKQILDNAVQAEDVQDIFKMAGLERPNIGLLSDAFLEDVRRMEKKNLAVELLERLLQGKIKAQTRTNLVQEKKYSDRLIEALRKYHNRMIESSQVIEEMIQMAKDMQEAMLRHEELGLNSDEEAFYDALADRPEVLLSMGDATLKKLASELTEKLRNSTTVDWQFRDSVRAKMRILIRQLLRKYKYPPEGCEEAIALVLKQAEALADDWTGN; via the coding sequence ATGATCACCGAAGGCCAACTCGAACAGCTTGCCATCCAGTGGTTCAAGGACACCGGGTGGACTTGCGTCCACGGCGCGGTGATCGCGCCGGAAGGCGTGGCTGCGGAGCGAGAGGATTTCCGGGCGGTGGTCTTGAAGGGGTGCTTGGCGGAGGCGGTAAGGCGCTTGAACCCGAAGCTGCCGGAATCCGCGGTGGAAGAGGTGGTGCATGTGGTGACGAAGCCGGAGCATCCGTCGCTGGTGCAGAACAACCGGACCTTTCACCGCTACCTGATGGACGGGGTGCTGGTGGAGTTCACCAACGCGCAGGGAGAGAAGGAGGCGGATCATGCGCAGTTGGTCGATTTCACCCGGGCGAAGGCGAATGATTTCCTGGTGGTGAACCAGTTCACGATCACGGGGACGAAGAAGCCGAGGCGGCCGGATCTGGTGTGCTTCGTGAACGGGCTGCCGCTGGGATTGATCGAGCTGAAGAATCCGGCGGACCAGCAGGCGGACGTGTGGAAGGCATTCGACCAACTCCAGACCTATCAGGCGGAGATTTCCGATCTGCTGGTGTTCAACGAGGCGCTGGTGGTGAGCGACGGGATGAACGCGCGGCTGGGATCGCTGACGGCGAGCAAGGAGTGGTTCATGCCATGGCGGACGATCCTAAACCAAAACGACCGACCACAGGTGGAATTCGAGCTGGAGAAGATGGTGCGCGGGTTTTTCCAACCGGATCTGTTTCTGGACTACATACGGTATTTCATTCTCTTCGAGCAGGACGGAGGCGGGTTGATCAAGAAGATCGCGGGCTATCACCAGTTCCATGGGGTGCGCGAGGCGGTGCGGGTGACTCTGATCGCCGCGGCCGGAGAAGATGGCACGAAGTTAAAGGAGGATCGAATGCCCTATGGTAAGGAGGTGGTGCCGGGATCGAAGAAGGCGGGCGTCTTCTGGCACACGCAGGGGAGCGGCAAGAGCATCTCGATGTGCTGCTACGCCGGGAAGCTGCTGCAACAGCCGGAGATGAACAACCCGACGCTGGTGGTGGTGACGGATCGCAATGATCTGGATGGCCAGCTATACCAGCAGTTTTGCAGCGCTAAGGATTTGCTGAAGCAGACGCCGGAGCAGGCGGAGAGCCGCGAGCAGCTCCGCGAGATGCTGGCCTCCCGGAAGTCCGGCGGAATTATTTTCACGACGATCCAGAAGTTTTCGCTGGAAGGCGCGGAGGAGGATCATCCGGTGCTGTGCGAGCGGACGAACGTGGTGGTGATCTCGGATGAGGCGCATCGCTCGCAGTACGGGACGAAGGGCCGGCTGGACACCAGGACGGGGAAGTACGTTTACGGCTATGCGAAGCACATGCGGGATGCGCTGCCGGGTGCGTCGTTCATCGGCTTCACCGGTACGCCGATCGAGAAGGCGGATGCGAACACGCAGGAGACCTTCGGCGGTTACGTGTCGATCTACGACATCGAGGACGCGAAGGAGGACAAGGCGACGGTGCCGATCTATTACGAAAGCCGCCTGGCGAAGCTGGACATCAACCGGGAGGAGATCGACCGGCTGAACCAGGACGTGGAGGAGGTGATCGAGGACGAGGAGGATGTTTCCGCGAGGGAGAGCACCAAGGGCAAGTGGGCGGAGCTGGCGAAGCTGGTGGGCGCGAAGGAACGCGTGGAGGAGATCGCCGCGGATCTGGTGGAGCACTACGAGACACGGACGAGCGTGCTGGAAGGCAAGGCGATGGTGGTGGCGATGAGCCGGGACATTTGCGTGAGCCTCTTCGATGAGATCATCCGGCTGCGCCCGGAGTGGGCGGGCACGAAGCTGACGAAGGACGGCAAGGACATCGGCTGGAATCCCGAGGATGGCGCGATCCGGATCGTGATGACAGGCACGGCCTCGGACAGGCCGGGCTTGCAGGATCATGTGTACAGCAAGGGCCAGAAGAAGCGGCTGGCGAAGCGGTTCAAGGATGCGAAGGATCCGCTGAAGCTCGTGATCGTGCGGGACATGTGGCTGACGGGATTCGACGCGCCGTGCTGCCACACGATGTATGTGGACAAGCCGATGGCGGGCCACAACCTGATGCAGGCGATCGCGCGGGTGAACCGGGTGTTCGCCGGTAAGGAAGGCGGGCTGGTGGTGGATTACATCGGGATCGCGGCGGAGCTGAAGAACGCGCTGAAGACCTACACCGATGCGAAGGGCAAGGGCACGCCGACCTTGAGGGCGGAGAAGGCGCTGGAGGTCCTGTTGGAAAAGCTGGATGTGTTGCGCGGGCTCTTCCATGGCTTCGACTACAGCAAGTTCGAAGGGACACCGGCGGAGGTGCTGGCGCTGCTGCCGGCGGCGGCGAACCACATCCTCGGCCTGGGCGACAAGAACGAGATCAACGGCAAGAAGCGGTTCCTCGATGCGATGGCGGCGGCGAACGTGGCTTATTCGCTGTGCTCGACGCTGGACGGGGCCAAGGATCTCAAGAAGGAGCTGGCGTTTCTATCCGCCATCAGCGCGGTGCTGCGGAAATTCGACGGCGTGAACAAGAAGCGTGGCGCGGACCAAAAGCACAGCGCACTGAAGCAGATCCTAGACAACGCAGTGCAGGCGGAAGATGTGCAGGACATTTTCAAGATGGCCGGACTGGAGCGGCCGAACATCGGGCTGCTATCCGACGCATTTCTGGAAGACGTGCGGCGGATGGAGAAGAAGAACCTGGCGGTGGAACTGTTGGAGCGCTTGTTGCAAGGAAAGATCAAGGCACAGACGCGGACGAACCTGGTGCAGGAAAAGAAGTATAGCGACCGCCTGATCGAGGCGCTGCGGAAGTATCACAACCGGATGATCGAGAGCTCGCAGGTGATCGAGGAGATGATCCAGATGGCGAAGGACATGCAGGAGGCGATGCTGCGCCACGAGGAGTTGGGCCTGAATTCCGATGAGGAGGCGTTTTACGATGCGCTGGCAGATCGTCCGGAGGTGCTGCTGAGCATGGGCGACGCGACCTTGAAGAAGCTGGCCAGCGAACTGACGGAGAAGCTGCGGAACAGCACGACGGTGGACTGGCAGTTCCGGGACAGCGTGCGGGCGAAGATGCGGATTCTTATCAGGCAGCTACTAAGGAAGTACAAGTATCCACCGGAAGGGTGTGAGGAGGCGATTGCGCTTGTTCTTAAACAGGCCGAGGCACTGGCGGATGATTGGACGGGCAACTGA
- a CDS encoding restriction endonuclease subunit S, with translation MAAPLFDCPKDWEKATLEPDKFKGLIVSVATGSTPATTVDEYWDGDVPWLTPKEITGDFKGLYVSATERNITSEGLKNSSAKLLPPGTVMLSKRAPVGAVAVNTVPMATNQGFMNFVCGHKLRPLYLALWLKANITYLDRVANGSTYPELYKNDLFEFEICAPSVETQDQIVNAILSLEFAILLGAPLEQTSSELIETRRIRGETARLDAACSRLIPLLLSGQLDPRDFQKSK, from the coding sequence ATGGCAGCACCCCTATTTGATTGTCCTAAGGACTGGGAAAAAGCAACCTTGGAGCCTGACAAGTTCAAGGGGTTGATTGTTTCCGTGGCTACGGGCAGCACTCCAGCGACTACTGTCGATGAATATTGGGATGGTGACGTTCCTTGGCTTACTCCCAAAGAAATCACCGGCGACTTCAAAGGCCTCTACGTTTCAGCCACAGAAAGAAACATCACTTCAGAAGGATTGAAGAATTCTTCCGCGAAACTGCTGCCACCCGGTACGGTGATGCTTTCAAAACGTGCTCCGGTAGGCGCGGTTGCTGTCAATACAGTGCCCATGGCGACGAACCAAGGATTCATGAATTTTGTGTGTGGGCATAAACTCCGCCCTCTTTACCTAGCACTCTGGTTGAAAGCCAATATCACATACTTGGATCGAGTTGCCAACGGATCGACTTACCCTGAGCTTTATAAGAATGACCTTTTTGAATTTGAGATCTGTGCTCCAAGCGTCGAAACTCAAGACCAAATTGTAAACGCCATTCTTTCCCTGGAGTTCGCAATTTTATTGGGTGCTCCGCTTGAGCAAACTTCATCTGAACTGATCGAAACAAGAAGGATCAGAGGCGAAACAGCTCGACTAGATGCTGCTTGTTCGAGGCTCATTCCCCTGCTTCTTTCCGGACAGCTAGATCCGCGCGATTTTCAAAAATCGAAATAA